One window of Enterobacter sp. RHBSTW-00175 genomic DNA carries:
- the znuC gene encoding zinc ABC transporter ATP-binding protein ZnuC — translation MTTLVSLENISVSFGQRRVLSDVSLELKPGKILTLLGPNGAGKSTLVRVVLGLVAPDEGVIKRDNKLRIGYVPQKLHLDATLPLTVSRFLRLRPGTRKDEILPALKRVQAGHLIEAPLQKLSGGETQRVLLARALLSSPQLLVLDEPTQGVDVNGQVALYDLIDQLRRELDCAVLMVSHDLHLVMAKTDEVLCLNHHICCSGTPEVVSMHPEFISMFGPRGAEQLGIYRHHHNHRHDLQGRIVLRRGNGHS, via the coding sequence ATGACGACTTTGGTTTCTCTCGAAAATATTTCGGTGTCATTCGGTCAGCGTCGCGTCCTTTCTGACGTTTCGCTGGAACTGAAACCCGGTAAAATACTGACGCTGCTCGGCCCTAATGGTGCCGGGAAATCCACCCTGGTGCGCGTGGTTCTGGGTTTGGTTGCACCCGATGAAGGCGTTATCAAACGTGATAACAAACTGCGTATTGGCTATGTGCCGCAAAAATTACACCTGGACGCCACCCTGCCGCTCACGGTGAGCCGTTTCCTGCGCCTGCGCCCTGGCACACGTAAAGACGAAATTCTGCCAGCCCTGAAACGCGTGCAGGCAGGGCATCTGATCGAGGCACCCTTGCAAAAGCTCTCTGGCGGCGAAACGCAGCGTGTTCTGCTGGCTCGCGCATTACTGAGCAGTCCGCAATTGCTGGTCCTCGATGAACCGACCCAGGGTGTTGACGTGAACGGCCAGGTTGCGCTTTACGATTTGATTGATCAGCTTCGCCGTGAACTTGACTGCGCAGTGCTGATGGTTTCTCACGACCTGCATCTGGTGATGGCAAAAACCGACGAAGTGCTGTGCCTGAACCACCACATCTGCTGCTCCGGCACGCCGGAAGTGGTGTCGATGCACCCGGAATTTATCTCTATGTTTGGCCCTCGCGGAGCCGAACAACTTGGCATCTATCGCCACCACCACAATCACCGCCATGATTTACAGGGACGAATTGTGCTGCGTCGGGGAAATGGACACTCATGA
- the znuA gene encoding zinc ABC transporter substrate-binding protein ZnuA — protein MLHKNTLLFAALSAALWGTTAQDVNAAVVASLKPLGFIASAIAEGVTETQVLLPDGASEHDYSLRPSDVKRLQNADLVVWIGPEMEAFMQKSAQQVPAQKQVTIADLAGVKPLLMKGADDDEHESEHNHAEGEKGDDHHHHGEYNMHLWLSPEIARLSAVAIHDKLVELMPQSRAKLDANLKDFEASLAATDKQVGNELAPLKGKGYFVFHDAYGYYEKHYGLTPLGHFTVNPEIQPGAQRLHEIRTQLVEQKATCVFAEPQFRPAVVEAVARGTSVRMGTLDPLGTNIQLSKASYSQFLSQLANQYASCLKGD, from the coding sequence ATGTTACATAAAAATACGCTTCTTTTCGCAGCATTATCCGCTGCCCTTTGGGGTACAACAGCACAAGATGTTAACGCTGCCGTTGTCGCTTCGCTTAAACCCCTTGGCTTCATCGCATCTGCCATTGCAGAGGGCGTAACGGAGACCCAGGTTTTGCTCCCTGATGGTGCCTCTGAACATGATTATTCTCTGCGTCCGTCAGATGTAAAACGCTTACAAAACGCGGACTTAGTCGTTTGGATTGGTCCAGAAATGGAAGCGTTTATGCAGAAGTCTGCCCAACAGGTTCCGGCGCAAAAGCAGGTCACCATTGCGGACCTTGCAGGCGTGAAACCGTTACTCATGAAAGGGGCTGACGACGACGAGCACGAAAGTGAGCATAACCACGCTGAAGGTGAAAAAGGTGACGACCATCACCATCACGGCGAGTACAACATGCATCTTTGGCTCTCGCCAGAGATAGCGCGGCTTTCGGCGGTTGCAATCCATGACAAATTAGTGGAACTTATGCCGCAAAGTCGAGCCAAATTAGACGCCAACCTGAAGGATTTTGAGGCAAGTTTAGCCGCAACCGATAAACAGGTGGGTAACGAGCTCGCACCGCTGAAAGGCAAAGGGTATTTCGTTTTTCATGACGCTTATGGCTACTACGAAAAACACTACGGTTTGACCCCGCTCGGTCACTTTACCGTCAACCCTGAAATTCAGCCTGGTGCGCAGCGTTTACATGAAATCAGAACACAGTTGGTTGAGCAAAAAGCGACATGCGTTTTTGCTGAGCCACAGTTCAGGCCAGCGGTCGTAGAAGCCGTGGCCAGGGGAACATCCGTGCGCATGGGTACCCTTGACCCGCTAGGAACGAACATCCAGTTGAGCAAAGCGAGCTATTCGCAGTTCCTCAGCCAACTGGCGAACCAGTATGCGAGCTGCCTGAAAGGAGATTAA
- the mepM gene encoding murein DD-endopeptidase MepM, giving the protein MQQIARSVALAFNNLPRPHRVMLGSLTVLTLAVAVWRPYVYHPSSTPVIKTIELEKSEIRSLLPEASEPIDQAAQEDEAIPQDELDDKTDTEAGNHEYVVSTGDTLSSVLNQYGIELGDISQLAAADKDLRNLKIGQQLSWTLTTEGDLQRLTWEVSRRETRTYDRTANGFKMSSEMQQGDWVNSVLKGTVGASFVSSARDAGLTSAEISSVIKAMQWQMDFRKLKKGDEFSVLMSREMLDGKREQSQLVGVRLRSDGKDYYAIRAEDGKFYDRNGTGLAKGFLRFPTAKQFRVSSNFNPRRLNPVTGRVAPHRGVDFAMPQGTPVLAVGDGEVVMAKRSGAAGYYVAVRHGRTYTTRYMHLRKLLVQPGQKVKRGDRIALSGNTGRSTGPHLHYEVWINQQAVNPLTAKLPRTEGLIGKDRTDYLAQVKEVMPQLRFD; this is encoded by the coding sequence GTGCAACAGATAGCCCGCTCTGTCGCTCTGGCATTTAACAATCTGCCCCGACCCCATCGCGTTATGCTGGGGTCGCTTACAGTTCTCACTCTGGCGGTCGCCGTATGGCGGCCCTATGTCTACCACCCGAGTTCTACCCCTGTCATCAAAACCATCGAGCTTGAGAAGAGCGAAATCCGTTCTCTGTTGCCTGAGGCCAGCGAGCCTATCGATCAGGCGGCTCAGGAAGATGAAGCTATTCCGCAGGATGAGCTTGACGACAAAACCGATACCGAAGCGGGTAACCACGAATACGTGGTATCCACCGGAGATACACTCAGTAGTGTACTGAACCAGTACGGCATCGAGCTGGGGGATATCAGCCAGCTTGCCGCCGCAGATAAAGATTTACGTAACCTCAAAATCGGTCAACAACTCTCCTGGACCTTAACCACAGAGGGCGATTTACAACGTCTGACGTGGGAAGTTTCCCGCCGTGAAACCCGTACTTACGATCGCACTGCAAACGGTTTCAAAATGAGCAGTGAAATGCAGCAGGGCGACTGGGTTAACAGCGTGCTGAAAGGTACGGTAGGGGCGAGTTTCGTCAGCAGCGCGCGTGATGCGGGCCTGACCAGCGCGGAAATCAGCTCGGTGATTAAAGCGATGCAGTGGCAGATGGACTTCCGCAAGCTGAAAAAAGGCGATGAGTTCTCAGTGCTGATGTCTCGTGAGATGCTGGACGGTAAGCGTGAGCAAAGCCAACTGGTGGGCGTGCGTCTGCGTTCTGATGGCAAGGATTACTACGCAATCCGCGCTGAAGACGGCAAGTTCTATGACCGAAACGGTACGGGGCTGGCGAAAGGCTTCCTGCGATTCCCGACTGCGAAGCAGTTCCGTGTCTCTTCTAACTTTAACCCGCGTCGTCTGAACCCGGTTACTGGCCGCGTTGCGCCGCACCGTGGTGTTGACTTCGCCATGCCTCAGGGGACCCCTGTGCTGGCGGTGGGTGATGGCGAGGTGGTCATGGCGAAACGCAGTGGTGCCGCAGGTTACTATGTTGCCGTGCGCCATGGTCGTACCTACACCACCCGCTATATGCACTTGCGTAAACTGCTGGTTCAGCCGGGGCAGAAGGTAAAACGTGGCGATCGTATCGCGCTTTCCGGTAATACTGGACGTTCAACCGGGCCACACCTGCACTATGAAGTGTGGATCAACCAGCAGGCGGTTAACCCGCTGACGGCGAAGCTGCCGCGCACCGAAGGCCTGATCGGTAAAGATCGCACCGATTATCTGGCGCAGGTGAAAGAGGTGATGCCGCAACTGCGTTTTGACTAA
- the lpxM gene encoding lauroyl-Kdo(2)-lipid IV(A) myristoyltransferase (LpxM is lauroyl-Kdo(2)-lipid IV(A) myristoyltransferase, an enzyme characterized in Escherichia coli and involved in biosynthesis of the form of lipid A found in that species and some closely related species.), translated as METKKNNIEYIPEFEPSFRHPSNWGAWLGVYAFAGIALLPAAVRDPILGKIGRLAGRMGKSARRRAQINLYYCFPEKSDAEREAIIDAMYTTAPQAMAMMAELALRGPEKLLSRVDWKGLEIIEEMRRNDEKVIFLVPHGWGVDIPAMLMASQGQKMAAMFHNQGNKIFDYVWNTVRRRFGGRLHARNDGIKPFIQSVRQGYWGYYLPDQDHGPEHSEFVDFFATYKATLPAIGRLMKVCRARVIPLFPVYDGNTHRLSIEVRPPMDDLLTADDHTIARRMNEEVELLVGPHTEQYTWILKLLKTRKPGEKEPYKRKELFPKK; from the coding sequence ATGGAAACAAAAAAAAATAACATTGAGTACATTCCTGAGTTTGAGCCGTCGTTTCGCCATCCGTCTAACTGGGGCGCCTGGCTGGGTGTCTATGCGTTTGCCGGTATCGCGCTGCTCCCGGCGGCCGTCCGCGATCCCATTCTGGGTAAAATAGGCCGCCTTGCCGGGCGGATGGGTAAAAGCGCCCGTCGCCGCGCACAAATTAACCTCTACTACTGCTTCCCTGAGAAAAGCGACGCCGAGCGTGAAGCTATCATTGATGCGATGTACACCACAGCACCGCAGGCAATGGCGATGATGGCAGAGCTGGCGCTGCGCGGGCCGGAGAAGCTGCTCAGCCGTGTTGACTGGAAAGGGCTGGAAATCATTGAAGAGATGCGCCGCAATGACGAGAAGGTGATCTTCCTTGTTCCTCACGGCTGGGGTGTTGATATCCCGGCCATGCTTATGGCATCGCAAGGTCAGAAGATGGCTGCCATGTTCCATAATCAGGGCAATAAGATCTTTGATTATGTGTGGAACACCGTCCGCCGTCGTTTTGGTGGTCGCCTGCACGCGCGTAACGACGGCATTAAACCTTTTATTCAGTCTGTGCGTCAGGGCTACTGGGGATACTATCTACCGGATCAGGACCACGGTCCTGAGCACAGTGAGTTTGTCGATTTCTTTGCCACTTACAAAGCCACGCTGCCTGCGATTGGCCGCCTGATGAAAGTGTGTCGCGCCCGCGTTATTCCGCTGTTCCCAGTTTATGACGGCAACACGCACCGCCTGAGCATTGAGGTGCGCCCGCCAATGGATGACCTGCTAACGGCAGACGATCACACCATTGCGCGCCGGATGAATGAAGAGGTTGAGCTGCTGGTGGGGCCGCATACGGAACAGTACACGTGGATACTCAAGCTGCTTAAAACGCGTAAGCCGGGCGAAAAAGAGCCTTATAAACGCAAAGAGCTTTTCCCGAAGAAATAA
- the ruvB gene encoding Holliday junction branch migration DNA helicase RuvB: MIEVDRLVSAGTLQAEDVVDRAIRPKLLDEYIGQPQVRSQMEIFIQAAKLRGDALDHLLIFGPPGLGKTTLANIVANEMGVNLRTTSGPVLEKAGDLAAMLTNLEPHDVLFIDEIHRLSPVVEEVLYPAMEDYQLDIMIGEGPAARSIKIDLPPFTLIGATTRAGSLTSPLRDRFGIVQRLEFYQVPDLQHIVSRSARYMGLEMSDEGAFEVAKRSRGTPRIANRLLRRVRDFAEVKHDGTISSDIASQALDMLNVDAEGFDYMDRKLLLAVLDKFFGGPVGLDNLAAAIGEERETIEDVLEPYLIQQGFLQRTPRGRMATVRAWNHFGITPPAMP; this comes from the coding sequence ATGATTGAAGTAGACCGCCTGGTATCGGCAGGCACCCTTCAGGCAGAAGACGTCGTGGATCGCGCGATCCGCCCGAAACTGCTTGATGAGTACATTGGCCAGCCGCAGGTTCGTTCCCAGATGGAGATCTTCATCCAGGCGGCAAAACTGCGTGGCGATGCGCTCGATCATCTGCTGATTTTCGGCCCGCCGGGGTTAGGTAAAACCACGCTGGCAAATATCGTTGCCAATGAAATGGGCGTAAATCTGCGCACCACTTCCGGCCCGGTGCTTGAAAAAGCGGGCGACCTGGCAGCGATGCTGACCAACCTTGAACCGCATGATGTGCTGTTCATTGATGAGATCCACCGTCTTTCCCCGGTAGTGGAAGAGGTACTCTATCCGGCGATGGAAGATTACCAGCTGGACATCATGATTGGTGAAGGCCCGGCTGCGCGCTCCATTAAAATCGACCTGCCGCCGTTTACGTTGATTGGTGCCACAACCCGCGCTGGTTCATTAACATCACCACTGCGTGATCGCTTCGGAATTGTGCAGCGCCTTGAGTTTTATCAGGTTCCTGATCTCCAGCATATCGTCAGCCGTAGCGCGCGTTACATGGGGCTGGAGATGAGCGATGAAGGGGCGTTTGAGGTTGCAAAGCGTTCTCGAGGCACGCCGCGTATTGCTAACCGTCTGCTGCGACGCGTCCGTGACTTCGCTGAAGTGAAGCACGACGGCACTATCTCGTCAGATATCGCTTCACAGGCTCTGGACATGCTGAATGTGGATGCGGAAGGTTTCGACTATATGGACCGCAAGCTGCTGCTGGCGGTGCTGGATAAATTCTTTGGCGGGCCGGTGGGGCTGGATAACCTGGCGGCAGCGATTGGTGAAGAGCGCGAAACCATAGAAGATGTGCTGGAGCCGTATCTTATCCAGCAGGGCTTTTTACAGCGCACCCCGCGTGGACGCATGGCGACGGTGCGGGCGTGGAATCACTTTGGCATTACGCCACCGGCAATGCCGTAG
- the znuB gene encoding zinc ABC transporter permease subunit ZnuB, whose product MIELLLPGWLAGIMLACAAGPLGSFVVWRRMSYFGDTLAHASLLGVAFGLLLNVNPFYAVIAVTLMLAAGLVWLEKRPHLAIDTLLGIMAHSALSLGLVVVSLMSNIRVDLMAYLFGDLLAVTPEDLISIAIGVVVVLAILLWQWRNLLAMTVSPDLAFVDGVKLQRVKLLLMLVTALTIGVAMKFVGALIITSLLIIPAATARRFARTPEQMAGVAVIVGMIAVTGGLTFSAFYDTPAGPSVVLCAAVLFIFSMMKKAAG is encoded by the coding sequence ATGATTGAATTGTTACTGCCCGGCTGGCTGGCCGGGATTATGCTCGCCTGCGCCGCAGGGCCGCTGGGCTCTTTTGTTGTGTGGCGCAGAATGTCCTATTTCGGCGATACGCTGGCGCACGCCTCGCTGCTCGGCGTTGCCTTTGGTCTGCTGCTGAATGTAAACCCGTTTTATGCGGTGATCGCGGTGACGCTGATGCTGGCAGCCGGTCTGGTGTGGCTGGAAAAACGGCCGCACCTCGCCATTGATACTTTACTCGGCATTATGGCGCACAGCGCATTGTCACTGGGTCTGGTCGTTGTGAGTCTGATGTCGAATATTCGTGTCGACCTGATGGCCTACCTGTTTGGTGACCTGCTGGCCGTTACCCCGGAAGACCTGATCTCTATCGCCATCGGTGTGGTAGTGGTGCTGGCTATTCTGTTATGGCAGTGGCGCAACCTGCTGGCGATGACCGTTAGCCCGGATCTGGCATTCGTCGATGGCGTTAAGCTTCAGCGCGTGAAACTGCTCCTGATGCTGGTAACCGCCTTGACCATTGGTGTGGCGATGAAGTTTGTCGGGGCGTTGATTATTACGTCCCTGCTGATCATCCCGGCTGCGACCGCACGTCGTTTTGCCCGTACGCCAGAACAAATGGCCGGTGTGGCCGTTATTGTAGGGATGATTGCAGTAACAGGCGGGTTGACCTTCTCGGCGTTCTACGACACGCCAGCGGGGCCGTCAGTGGTTCTCTGTGCAGCGGTGCTGTTTATCTTCAGTATGATGAAGAAGGCTGCAGGTTAA